The DNA segment TACGTCGAGATCCAGACCCCCCTCGAGACGACGATGGGCGAGCGCGTCAAGGGTCTCGACGACGTCGTGATCATCAACGTGCTCCGGGCGGCGACGCCGTTCGTCGAGGGGCTGCTGAAGGCGTTTCCGAGGGCAAAACAGGGCGTCATCTCGGCTGGCCGCGACGAGGAGGCCGGGATGGACGAGGGCGAGTTTCCCATCTCCATCGACTACGTGAAGCTGCCCGAGATCCGCGAGCAGGACACCGTGATCGTCGCCGACCCGATGCTCGCGACCGGCAGCACGATGTGTGCGGTGCTCGAGCGGGTGCTCGAGGACGCCCCCGAGCCCGAACACCTGTTCGTCCTCTCGGCGGTGAGCGCGCCGGACGGCCTGCTGCGCGTCGCGGAGCGGTTCCCCGAGGTCGAACTGCTGACGGTGAGCGTCGACGACCGCCTCGACGAGAACGGCTTCATCGTTCCCGGACTCGGCGACGCCGGCGACCGGGCGTTCCGGACGACGTAGCTAGTGGTCGGCCTGCACGAGGCTATCGGGAGTCCGCCGATGGATCGGGAACGAGAACTGCCCCGTGTGACCTCCGTACCGATACGGCCGACGATGCCCTCGCACGCACCGTCTCGATCTCGGTCGACGACAGGAAGGGCGACTCCCAGCGAACGATGCAGGCCGAGCCCGTGCCCGCCGTCGACGGGGTGGAGGTCGTCGTCGACCAACCCCTTCCTTTCACCTCGAAACCACACGAGGGGACCGAGGTATCCGGCCCCAAAGCGGAGACGAAGCCCACCCCGGACCCCCGTTCGTCTCCCTCGATTGGCCCCCAGGGTTCGCGGCCGTCGCTGAAGCGTGTCGGGCGGTAGAACCCCCGTACCGCTCCGTCCTGTCCCGCCCCGCCCTGTTCCGCTGGATCGAAGACTCCCCTACTCGAGGAACTGCCGGACGGGTTCGATCTGGTCGGCCGTGTTGAGCATCGGTGCGTGGCCGGAGTCGACCTCGACGGTTTCGGCATCGGGTCGCCGCTCCAGCATCTCCTCGTAGACGGGCGTCGGGAGGATCTCGGAGTCCACGCCGTGGACGACCATGAGTTCGGCGTCGATCGCCTCCCAGATCTCCCACCCGTCCGGGCCGTCATCGTTATCGTCATCGACTCCCGCCTCGAGCCCCTCGAGGATGCGCGGGTCGTACGCCCGGGTAATGCCGCCGTCGTCCGTTCGACGCGCCGACCGGAGGGTGAACGCCGTCCACTCCTCGTCGGTCATCGCGCTGAATCGCCCGCCGTAGATCTCCCGGTAGTACGCCTCCAGCTCGGTGACTGTATCGACGACCGGCGGATCGCCGACGTATTCCCCGATCCGTTCGAGCGCCGACTCCTTCGCGTCGTTCGCGGGATCGGGGCTGACGTCGTTGACGACGAGGTGGGTGATCCGATCGGCCAGCGCCCCGCCGGCCAGCGCTATCCCGAGGCCGCCCCCCATCGACGTGCCGATCCAGCGAAGCTCCTCGAAGCCGAGCTCGTCACAGAACCCGACGAGCAGTTCCGCCATCCGCTCGTTCGTGTACGCGGTGGTATCCGCGGGCCATTCGCTCCAGCCGCGGCCGGGCATGTCCGGGCAGAGGACGTAATACTCCTCCTCGAGTTCGACCGCGAGCGCGTCGAAGTCCCGGCCGACCCGCGTGAGGCCGTGGACGCAGACGATCGGCGGGTCGTCCGGATCGCCCCAGGCCGTGTAGTGGAGTTCGACGCCGTCGACGGTCAGAAAGCGATCGGTCCGTGCCATGATATCACTCCGCGGTGACGGCGTACGATGACGTAAGTACAGGGGGTCGATCGCTCGGCCGCGATGATCGCTAGACCGCGATGCCCCCGCACAAGGGGGATCGGCTCAGCCGCAGGTGTCGATGCCGAACAGCGCGTTCAGCGGACAGCGCCGGATCACGACGGTCGCGAGCAGGTCGGTTCCCCCGATGAACGCCAGGGTTCCGATCGTCTTTTCCCGATTTCGGGAGCCGAACACGAGCAGCGCGAACGAGACGAGAAGACGGCCGAGACGATCGAGGCTGCCGACGTTGCGTTTCACGTTTGGACGAGGGCCGTCCGAATCTTGGCGGTTCTGTCGGCTGCTTCAACGATCGATCGGCCCGTCCCCGTCACCAGGTTCGGTTTCGTTTCCCTCCCTGCGTTCGTCGGCTACGGACAACCCCCCGTCGCCGCGCTCGAGCGCGCGCGGGACGTCGTGGTGGTCTGAGTAGCCGTCGAACCAGCGGGCGATCCGCTCGATCCGATCGACGACGTGTCCGGGCTCGCCCGACCGGGAGAGCTCGTGGCCCTCGCGCGGATAGCGGACGAGCCGGGTTTCGACGCCGTTCTTCTTCAGCGCCCGATAGAACGCCTCCCCGCCGCCGATCGGCACCCGGTAATCGTTCTCGGCGTGCATGACGAGCGTCGGCGTCGTCACCCGATCGGCGTAGGCGGTCGGCGAACGCTCGTGGAGGCGTTCGGGTTCCTCCCAGGGCACGGCGTCGAACTCCCACTCGATCAGCTTGAACGCGTCGGTCGAGCCGTAGAAGCTCGAGAGATCGTAGACGCCGCGCTGGGCGACGGCTCCCTCGAACCGGTCGGTGTGGCCGACGATCCAGCCGGTCATGTAGCCGCCGAAGGAGCCGCCGGTGACGAACTGGTTCGCCTCGTCGACGTACGCGCGGTTCCGAACGAGGTCCGCGCCGGCGAGGACGTCGCGCATCGTAACGTCACCCCAGTCGCGCTCGATCGCGGCCATGTGTTCCTCGCCGTAGCCGGTCGATCCTCTGGGGTTGCACCAGAAGACGACGTAGCCCCGTGCGGCGAGCGTCTGGAACTCGTGCCAGGTCGTCCCCCCGGTCGACCACATCGCGTGGGGTCCGCCGTGGATCTCGACGACGAGCGGGTACGACTCGTCGGGATCGAGGTCGGGCGGCGTGAGCACCCACCCCTGGATCTCCTTCCCGTCGCTCTCGAACCGGAGCTCCTCGGGCTGTGGAACCGCCCGGTCGTCCAGGTAGCCGGCGTTCACACGGGTCAGGCGGTTGGTCTCGCCACCCGCGGGCGTCGAGGCGAACACGTCGCCGGGGTGGTCCCACTCGCTTCTCGTGACCGCCACGGCGTCGCGGCCGGGATCGAAGCCGTCGACGTGGCCGTCCTCGATCACGACCTCACTTCCTGCGCTCCCGTCCGCCGCGACTCGACGGAGCGTCACGCTTCCCTCGTCCGGCACGGGGAAGTAGACGCGTTCGCCGTCGGGGCTCCACTTCGGAACACCCTCGACCGTCCGGTCCAGCGACGCCGTGAGCGAGGTGGTCTCGCCGCTCTCTCGGTCGAAGACCTCGATCTCGACCTGTCGAAGCGTCGATCGCTCCTCCGGTCTGCGGCGGTACGCGATCCGGCCGGCGGTCGCCGCGAGCCCGGGTTCCCACGCCGTCGTCCGCGTGATCGTCTCCGCCCCGCCGGCGAGGTCGTCCGCGATGAGGTCGTACACCGTGTTGTCGTCGGGGTCGTCGGTGCGCTTCGCGGCGTAGTAGAGCGTGTCGGCGTCGCCCCAGTCGGGCGAGACGTAGTCGTACTCGCCGTCGGTGTGACGCGTGACCTCGTCATCGGCGAGGTCGACGGTGTAGACGTGGCTGTGCCCGCCGTCGAAGTATCGTTCGTCCGCCCGGTAGATCAGCCGGTCGATCACCCGCGGATCCGGCGACTCGCGCTCGTAGTCGGCGTCATCGATCCCGAGATCGCGTCCCTCCTCGCGCTCGGCTGGCGTGCTCGACTGGACGAACGCGATCCGCTCCCCGTCGGGGCTCCAGCCGATCGCGCTCACGCCGCCGGCGACGTTCGTCACCCGGCGGGCCTCGCCGCCGTCGGTCGGGAGCACCCAGAGCTGCGGGCGGTCGTCCTCGCCGCGCGTGCTGACGAACGCGAGGCGGTCGCCCGAGGGACTCCAGCACGGCTCCGAGTCGACGCCCTCCGCGAGCGTGATCCGGCGGGGCTCCTCCCCGCCCAGCGCCACGGCGTGGATCGTCGCCTCGTAGCGCTCGTCGTCCCTCGGCACCGTCCGCACGAACGCGACGCGCTCGCCGTCGGGCGAGATCCGTGGCTCCGAGACCCGAACGAGGTCGTGGTAGTCGGCGGCGTTCACCGTCTTCATATCCGGGTCGTGATAACTCATGTCGAATAGCGTTTCGGTTCGAGGATGCACCGTCCACTCGTTTCCGACGTCGGATCCCGGGGAGGGTAGGAGACTGCGGTCTCACTCGATTCCGGCCCGTCCGCTCGTGGCGCTGCGAAGCCGGTCTCGTAGCCCGTCGGCCTCCTCGCTCGGAACGCGGACCTCGAAGCGCACGTTCTCGCCGTAGTCGGCGTCGAACTCACAGCCTGCGCTCTCGAGGATTCCCCTGACCGTCCCCGAGTCGTCGTACTCGACGGCGACCGACAGGTGGACGTGGGGCCGCTCCTCGAGGATCCCCGCCGCCTCGAGCGCGTCGCTCGCTGCCCGCGAGTACGCCCGGACGAGTCCCCCGTATCCGAGGTTCGTCCCGCCGTAGTAGCGCGTAACCACGAGGACGCAGTTCTCGACCTCCTCGCCCTGGAGGACGTTCAGCGCGGGTTTTCCGGCCGATCCCGAGGGCTCGCCGTCGTCGCTCGTGTACTCGCGAAGCGGGTCCGCGCGCACCCGGTAGGCGGGAACGTTGTGCGTGGCGTCGTCGTACTCCCCTTCGACTTCGGCGACGAACGCCTCCGCGTCCTCGACCGTTCCCGCGGGGGCGACGTGGCCGATGAACTCGGAACCTCGCACCTCGAAGGCGGCGCTCGCCCGTTCGGCGACGGTGCGGTAGACCTCGGCCGTCATTCCCCGGAAATCGGGTCGCCGTCCGCAAGGCTCCGTCGGTCGGCGGCACGTCCGTGATGGCTCGCTCGTTACGCCGATTCCGCGTCGATCCGCTCGACGCCGTTCGACCCGCGGCGTCGGGTGGTTGATGTAGCCCGCACGCCTACGGAGGTCGTGTCCGACGCCATCCTGACGGTCTCCGCGGTCATCGTCCTGCTCGGGGTCGTCGCGCAGGTCCTCTCCGACCGATATCGGGTGCCGAGCGTCCTGTTCCTGATCGTCGCGGGGATCGTACTCGGCCCCGAGGGGATCGGACTCGTCACCCGCGAGACGTTCGGTGATGGGCTGTTCACCGTCGTGGCGTTCAGCGTCGCCGTCATCCTCTTCGATGGTGCCTTTCACCTGCACCTCGCGAAGCTCCGTCGGGCTCCTCGGGCGACGCTCCGGCTCGTCACCGTCGGCGCGCTGTTCATGCTGGTCGGGACGGCCGTGGCCGTCCGCCTCTTCCTGGAGACGAGCTGGGAGATCGCGTTCCTGATCGGCGCGCTGCTGGTCGCGACGGGGCCGACCGTCATCACCCCCATCCTCGACGTCGTGACCGTCCGCGACCAGGTCGAGGCGGCCCTCGAGGCCGAGGGGATCATCAACGACGTCACCGCCGCCGTCTTCGCGGTGGTGATCTTCGAGATGCTGGTCGTCGAGGCGCTGTTCGGGCCGGCGCTCGTCGTCGCCTTCCTCCAGCGCATCGCCGTCGGCGTCCTCGTCGGAGGGGGGGTCGCGGGCGTGATCTGGTACGCGCTGGGCCACCTCGACCTCTCGCCGACCAACGCGCCCCGACTCACTCGGGTGATCGTGCTCGCGGGTGTGTTCTCCGCGTTCGCCGGGGCCGAGGGGATCGCCGGCGAGGCCGGCATCGC comes from the Halalkalicoccus sp. CG83 genome and includes:
- a CDS encoding YgaP family membrane protein; protein product: MKRNVGSLDRLGRLLVSFALLVFGSRNREKTIGTLAFIGGTDLLATVVIRRCPLNALFGIDTCG
- a CDS encoding alpha/beta fold hydrolase, whose amino-acid sequence is MARTDRFLTVDGVELHYTAWGDPDDPPIVCVHGLTRVGRDFDALAVELEEEYYVLCPDMPGRGWSEWPADTTAYTNERMAELLVGFCDELGFEELRWIGTSMGGGLGIALAGGALADRITHLVVNDVSPDPANDAKESALERIGEYVGDPPVVDTVTELEAYYREIYGGRFSAMTDEEWTAFTLRSARRTDDGGITRAYDPRILEGLEAGVDDDNDDGPDGWEIWEAIDAELMVVHGVDSEILPTPVYEEMLERRPDAETVEVDSGHAPMLNTADQIEPVRQFLE
- the upp gene encoding uracil phosphoribosyltransferase gives rise to the protein MTIEDRDTASVITHALARDTLSRLRDVETEQVGFRKGLVKLGRICGYEIIDGSMETEYVEIQTPLETTMGERVKGLDDVVIINVLRAATPFVEGLLKAFPRAKQGVISAGRDEEAGMDEGEFPISIDYVKLPEIREQDTVIVADPMLATGSTMCAVLERVLEDAPEPEHLFVLSAVSAPDGLLRVAERFPEVELLTVSVDDRLDENGFIVPGLGDAGDRAFRTT
- a CDS encoding S9 family peptidase, which codes for MKTVNAADYHDLVRVSEPRISPDGERVAFVRTVPRDDERYEATIHAVALGGEEPRRITLAEGVDSEPCWSPSGDRLAFVSTRGEDDRPQLWVLPTDGGEARRVTNVAGGVSAIGWSPDGERIAFVQSSTPAEREEGRDLGIDDADYERESPDPRVIDRLIYRADERYFDGGHSHVYTVDLADDEVTRHTDGEYDYVSPDWGDADTLYYAAKRTDDPDDNTVYDLIADDLAGGAETITRTTAWEPGLAATAGRIAYRRRPEERSTLRQVEIEVFDRESGETTSLTASLDRTVEGVPKWSPDGERVYFPVPDEGSVTLRRVAADGSAGSEVVIEDGHVDGFDPGRDAVAVTRSEWDHPGDVFASTPAGGETNRLTRVNAGYLDDRAVPQPEELRFESDGKEIQGWVLTPPDLDPDESYPLVVEIHGGPHAMWSTGGTTWHEFQTLAARGYVVFWCNPRGSTGYGEEHMAAIERDWGDVTMRDVLAGADLVRNRAYVDEANQFVTGGSFGGYMTGWIVGHTDRFEGAVAQRGVYDLSSFYGSTDAFKLIEWEFDAVPWEEPERLHERSPTAYADRVTTPTLVMHAENDYRVPIGGGEAFYRALKKNGVETRLVRYPREGHELSRSGEPGHVVDRIERIARWFDGYSDHHDVPRALERGDGGLSVADERREGNETEPGDGDGPIDR
- a CDS encoding IMPACT family protein; translated protein: MTAEVYRTVAERASAAFEVRGSEFIGHVAPAGTVEDAEAFVAEVEGEYDDATHNVPAYRVRADPLREYTSDDGEPSGSAGKPALNVLQGEEVENCVLVVTRYYGGTNLGYGGLVRAYSRAASDALEAAGILEERPHVHLSVAVEYDDSGTVRGILESAGCEFDADYGENVRFEVRVPSEEADGLRDRLRSATSGRAGIE